The genomic window TGATACTGAAACGAGTTCAGTACAAGTAAGCAAGTTAGAGTTTAATAACCAATAAGTCAATACGTAACTTTACGTAGTTTTAAACATCATTGTAAACGCTTTATAAAATCTAAAGTTTCAGATGCTGCCATACCATTTGGGTTACAGCCTAATTTGCCTTCTGGTATTTCTATGCCTAACTCTTTGTAGTGTGTTACCCAACCGTTGTGAAAGGTATTGGTTTCAACGTTTTTAAAGGTCATTGGTTCTAGCGTAAAAACAGAGTCTTCTTTAAACAATTCGTAGATATACTCTGAGCAGTAATAGCCTTTGTCTTCTAAAATGTAGGTGACGTTGTAAGGCTCACCAAGTAAGTCCTTAGCTTTAGAAATGGCATTTTCTACTTGTGGTTTGGTACTATTTTTAATTCGGTATACATCTGCTGTATAAGTTGAAGCATCATCAGGCTTTAAAAACAATTCTAAAGACTCTTTTACCACACCTTTGCCCAAATCTGAGTGGTAAACAAAAACGGTATCGTTTTCAACACTACAAATGCCCATGTGTGTGTAATTTGTAGCTTTTTCGGTTTGTGTTACCTCATTAATGGCTTCAGACAAATCACTTTGTGAAGCACCTCTAAAGACAATATCACCAGACTTAATTGCTGATGATGTTGAACAAGAACATACTAAGACAATTAGTATGAGTAATGGCATTTTTGTATGTATGGTAGTCTTCAAACTCTTTCAGAAATATCTAATAAACTAAAGCGAAATTAGCGCTTTTATCGTAAAAATATTAGTCCTGCCGAGAATTTTAAGGGTTTCTAGCCAAAACGGTTACATTATAGCCAACCAATCTATTATTACCATGAGAACAATTATAATTTTATTCTTCACACTTCTCTTTTTTAATACAGGCTCTGCTCAGGTAACCTTAGAAGACGATGGCTTACATTTTGCTGTTGGTGCTGCTATCTCTAGCGGAACTTACGCTTACGTTTATTCTAAAACCAAAAATAAAAGTAAAGCCTTTTGGTACAGTTTCGGTTTATCTTCTTTAGCTGGTTTTGCCAAAGAGTTTTACGATGGCAATATTATTACAGGAAAGTTTGATAACAGTGAAATGATTTCTACAATGCTAGGTGGACTAAGCGCAAGTTATACCTTTAATATTTTTACAGGTAAACGCAAAAAGAAAAAAAGAGAAGAATTATTAGCTTCCTTTAATTGATAAGCTTAGCTACAATATCTTTTACTGGTAGTATTTCTTTGGTATGCTCTATACTTGGTCCTGCAACCCAAACCGTTTTATAGGTCGCTTTTTTAGCTGCTTTTTCAGTCGCTTTCATACCTATTGAAAAGCGTATCATTTTTACCCACTTTTTAAGCTTTCGGTTTTTGTTGAGGAGATTTTCTATCCAAGTAGATTTTGTACCTATTTTTTGTACATAAGGTGTGTTGATAACTGTACACGGAGTACCAGAAATGCGCTCTGTCATTACAATATCTTTTGCACCATAATCTACACAAGCTTGCTTATACTCATCGGTAACACTGGCTTCTTCAGATGCTATAAAAGGACTACCAACCGATACACCCACAGCACCATAACTAAGCATTTTATCAATGTCTGATTTTTGACCTACACCACCAGCTGAGATTACAGGTATTTTTAAGTTTTCAACGAGTGTAGAAATTAAATCTTTTGGAGATAAGTTACCTCGATGTCCTCCTGCTTCATTATTCACAGCGACAACGGCATCTGCTCCCAAAGCTTCAACCTTTTGAGCAAATCTTAAATCGGTAATATCACAGAACACTTTAATTCCGACCGCATGCGCTTCTCTAATGGTTTCCTCTGGGCTACCTAAAGATGTTAATATAAAATCACAACCTTCTTCGCAAATAACCCTTAGTTGCTCTTTGGCTTTGGGATTAGATTTATTCACAATCAAATTAAAACCAAATGCACCACCATCGACCTTGTTAGCTTTTAACGCTTTAATGGCAGCTCTTAACTCTTCTAAAGTTCTGTAATTTAAAGCTGGAATACAGCCTGCAATACCACATTTCATGGCTTCTGTGACCATGGCTACATTAGACACCAAAAACATTGGTGCTTGTATTATTGGGTATTTTATATTGAGTAGTTCGGTTAGTTTTGTTTGCATTTTATATTAATTTATTCAAATATAAAAAATATTATGCACGCATAACACTTTTATTCCAAAAAGCGATAATAAGCACATTTTAAATACGCTCCTTCAGGAAACGTAACAGGATGGTCTATATCGTGCTTGGTCTTTAAAACGGTATCATATAACCTCCCTTGTGCATTTAATGCGTTTTGATTTAAATCAAAAAACGATTGAGCTGTTACTCTAGATGAACAAGAGGCTAACACTAACAACCCTTTTTTTGCGGTAAGTTTTTCTCCTAATTCCGCTAGTTGTTTGTACTTCTTTTTTGCCAACTCTATTTCGCTCTGTTGCTTGGCAAAACTTGGTGGATCTATAACAACTACATCAAAGGTCTTTTTGTGTTTAATAAGATTTTCCATTTCTTGAAAGGCATCTCCAGAAATGGTTTTGTGGATTCCGGAATACGCATTCAATTTTCCATTTTCTCTGGCAACATCCAATGCTTGCCTACTAATATCTAAGCTTGTAACTTCTGTTGCTCCATTGGCTAACGCATGTACAGAAAATCCACCTGCATATGAAAACACATCTAAAACTGTTTTCCCCTTACTTAGCTCGCCTACTCTTTTCCTATTGGCTCTATGATCTAGGAAATAACCTGTTTTATGACCTTTTAAAACATTTGCAGAAAAACGAACACCATGTTCAATAAATTCAACAACTTCGTTTTTAAGCTTGCCGTAAACCACTTCACCATCTGTAAAATTATGATGTTTGCTGTTTTCTAATTGTCGGCTTAATCGCAGTACTATGGTTTCAGATTTTGAGGTCATTTGAAGACTTTCTAAAATCCATTGTAGATATGGCAACCATATTTCGGAATACAGTTTTACCACTAAAACTTTATCATAAACATCAGCAATTAAACCTGGAAAGCCATCATTTTCACCAAATAATAATCTGTAGCTATTGGTTTTGGTTTTTAGAAGTTCTTGGCGTTTTTGGTAAGCGGCTTCTATTTTATGTTGAAAAAACTCTGAACTAACAATAGCTTTTGTCTGCGCATTATGAATGATCTTAATACGTATTGGCGAATTTGCATCATACAAACCTATGCCAATAACTTTATTCTTATTCTTGCTAAAAATAATAGCTAAATCGCCTGTTTTGGCATCGTCATTAATCTTTACAATGCTATTAGAAAACACCCAAGGATGACCTTTTACCACAGATTGCTCTCCTTTTGAGTTAAGCTTAACTGCTAGATTTTTGGGTTGAATATTTACTGAAAAAGGTCTGTTGAATGCCATAAATTTACATTTCTGAAGTTTTAAAATATCAGAATTTTGTGCAAAAATAGCTCTAAATAGCTCAAGATTTTAACATTTTATGGGTGAAATTACACTGTTTAGCGTGTTTACTGCTCTATTTAGTCTTGATTAAATATCTTCGAACCGTAACCAAATCTACTTTGACAATTAGATTGTTGACCTTTAACTAATCAATTTGTCAAAACCTAATGAGATGAAAAATATATTAATTTATGGTGCTTCTGGCCATGCTAAAATGATTGTAGATATTATTCTTAAGAATAATGATTACAATCTCATTGGTTTTATAGATTCTTATAAACCCCTGAATTCTAAAGTATACGGTCATACAGTTATAGGAAACTTAGACTCACTTTCTGATTTAATTAAAAAATTTAATGTTGAGGGTATTGTTATTGGTATTGGTGATAATGACCTAAGATTAAGTATTTACAGAAGTATCAAAAAAATAGCACCAAAAATTGAATTCGTACCCATTGTACATCCAAGTGCAATTTTAGCAGAAGATATCTTGGTTCCTGAAGGTGCCGTATTAATGGCAGGCACAATCGTAAACGCTAATGCTAAGCTTGGTAAATTCTGTCTTTTAAATACAAAAGCATCATTAGGGCATGACTCTGTAATGTCTGATTTTTCAAGCTTATCCTCTGGTGTAACCATCGCAGGAAACGTTAACATTGGATTTTGTTCCTCTATTTGCCTAAGTGCATCAGTAAGCCAAGGAGTAACTATTGGAGACCATACCACAATAGGAGGAGCTTCATTAGTTTTGAAATCTATAGGAGATTTTAAATTGGCTTATGGAGTTCCAATAAATACGATTAAGGATAAAAAAACGTGTTCCAAGCATTTCATCAAAAAAATGTCTCATGCTTCTTAACACCCTACGAAATAAAGCTTTTTGGGCTTTGGACAATCTTAAGGGTGGACTTATAAAAAAACAACTAAAAGAAGTAGAACTTGGCATAAAACACCCCAATTCTGACAAAGCAAAGCAAATAAAGGAAACGCACATTAACAACCTCATAAAACACGCTGTTGAAACGACTCCTTTCTATAGCTCTTATAAAACTGCAAAAACTATTTCAGATTTTCCTGTAATAAGAAAGACGACTATACAGGATAGCTTTGAACAGTTTCAATCATATAAATTTAAGGACAAAGACAACTTTAAAGTCTCTACAAGCGGTTCTACCGGAGTTCCTTTTTTCTTGTATCAAAACCAAGGGAAACGAAACAGAAACCATGCTGACATTATATACTTTTTTAATGCTTCAAACTTTAAAGTTGGTAATAGATTATATGAACTTGAGGTTTGGCGTGGACACAATGAAAAGGGCAAATTAAAAGCGTTGTTACAAAATGCTGTTCAGTTTGACATCTCTAGAATGACCGATGAAAGAATTGAAGCCTTTATAGATCTTATAAAAAAAGACAAGCAATCTAAAACCATGCTAGGTTTTGCTTCTTCTTATGAAATGATTGCTCAATACTTAGAAAGAAAAAACATCTTTTTAAAAAATACCGGAATTATAGCTGCTATAGCAAACTCAGAATATTTAAACCCTTACACAAAAGAAACATTGGGCAAACACTTAGACACCCAAGTACTTTCAAGATATTCTAGTGAAGAAGTAGGTATGATTGCACAACAAACTATAAAATCACCCAATAACTTTGTCATCAATCATGCCAGTTACCATGTTGAAATCTTAAACATAGATAATGATAATCCTGTAAAAACAGGTGAGTTTGGAAGAATTGTAGTTACAGATCTATTTAATTATGCGATGCCAATAATTAGATACGATACAGGAGATATTGCTAAACTTGGACTAAATAATGATGGTGTTTTTGTATTAGAACAAATTGAAGGTCGTAAAATGGACGTTATCCATGATTCTAAAGGTAACATTGTGTCTTCATTTGTTGTATATACTAAATTTTACAATTATTACCATTTATTAAAGCAGTATCAGTTTATTCAACAAGGTGAGAAAGACTATGAAGTAAAACTCAATCTACAAGGCAATAATTTTGAATTTGAAGATGACTTAATTGCCAGTATAAAATCTGACTTTGGTAACGATTCTAATGTTACCATTACCTATGTTGATGAAATTCCACCACTATCTTCTGGAAAAAGAAGGAAAGTAGTTAACAACTACAAAAAAGCTTAAGAACGTTTTAATGCAAGTGCTAATATTTCGTCTGTAAAATCTCCTAACAAAGGTCCTGCTGCTATTTGCAAATCAATACCTTGCCTATGTGTATTATATTCTATTAAGAAAGGCTCATCGAACTTGTTTATTCCTATATCCCATGAAATAATTTTAAAGTAAGGCACAACATAGTGCATAGATCTTATCATATCCTGCACTTTTTCATAGTTAGGTATTTTACAATCTTTTAAACATACACCTGTAGAAGTTTCTGTTACAACATTTCCTTTAGGGCTGTAGCCTTTACCTTTTAATGCACCGTTATCTAAAATTCCGCAAAAAAGACCACCTGTTGAGAAATTATCTGTTGAACTTCCTAACTTACCTATTCGTAATACAGAAGTTAATATATGTACTCCATCATTATTTAAGTAAGATACAACACGAAGGGTATTTAAACTCGAAGGATTTAGCGATTTCAATACATCACTTTGCTCAAGAAATTCCTGAACCACAAAATCTTTCCTGTACAACCCAAACATTTTTTCAATACTATAATCCTTATATGTGGTTTTGTCATTAACAATACTAAAGGCATTGACCATTTTTCCACTTCCGGTATCTATAGTTGGTTTAATTATTAATTTTCCCGTGATAGCTTGGCAAGCTTCGACCGCTTTTTGCAGACTAACAATTTTATCGTCTATGTAATAGAAACCATTTATATTCTGGACAATACGTTTGGGCTGATTAAACTCCTTAAATAAACTATAAGTAAAATTTTTATCCAGTAATGCTGGCCATTGTGTTCTTTGATTCAGCTTAGGGTTAATTGTAGGATTAAAAATATCGTAAGGAATATAGTCTTTGTGGAATTGACCATTAATACCAGTATAGTATCTGTGCCAATAAGTGTTCTTTAATTTATAACCTCTTGCTTTAAAAAAAGATTTAGCTTCATTAATTTCTTCAGCACTTAATTTAGGCAAATCTCTTTTTGCCAATAAAGATTTCATATATCTCCTAGCACTTATTTCTGAATGAAACCGCACAATACGTTGCTGAACACTAGGTATTCGCTTAACAAGTTTATTTTTAAAATATTGATATACAGACATAAATAATCTCTATTTGACTCTTCAATACTATTCTAGTGCTTTTGCTAATATTTCATCTGTAAACCTACCAAAAAAAGGTCCTGTAACTATTTGAACTTCTAAACCCTGATTATAGGTATTATACTCAATCAAAACTGGTTTATTTTTCTTATTAAGAGCAATATCCCATGAAACAATTTTAAAATAAGGTATTCTTACATGCATAGCTTTCACCATCTCTATAATTAAATCATAATTTGGTACGGCATATCCTTTAAGCTTTATTCCTGTAGAAGTTTCACTAACTGCCAAACCTTTTTTTGGATAGCCTTTAGTCTTAAATATTCCCTTACTATCAACACCACATAATAGACCGCCAGAAGAGTAATTATCTGTACGACTATTTAAACCTCCAATTCTAGCTGTTGAAGAGAGAATATGCACACCTTTTTCGTTTAAATAGGATATAACACGTAAAGTATTGATACTTGATGGATTAAGCGCTCTCATTATCTCACTTTGATCTAAAAACCCCTGAACAATAAAATCTTTTTTGTAAAGCTTAAGTAGACTTTTAATACTTAGATTTTTGTATGATATTTCATTACCTATCACCTCAAAGGCTACAACATTTTTACCTCCACCAGAATCGATACTTGGCTTTATAATAAGAGGCTTACCATATTTACTTATTTCATTTATAGCCTCAATGAGACTGACAGGTTTATCGTTTATAAAATAAAAACCATTTATATTCTGAACCACTCGTAGTGGTAGTTCAAAATCCTTAAAAATTCTGTATAATATATTCTTATCTAGTAATGCTGGCCACTGTGTAGATTGATTTAGTTTTGGTGAAATCTTAGTTTTAAACATTCCTAAAGGAATATAATCTTTATGAAACTCACCATTCTTGGATTTGTAGAACGCATGCCAATCTGTGTGGTTTAGCTTGTAACCTCGAGACTTAAAAAATATTTTTGCTTCCTCTATTTCGTTTGAATTCAATTTAGAAATATTATTATCTCTAATTAAAGCTTTAATCCGCGTTCTAGAATTCATTGAGTGGTTAAAATCTAGAAAACGCTTTTTGATACGTTTTAAATATTTGGTCGATATTTTTTTTAAAAAATGGAACATATCATGGAATTAATACTTCTTTAAGGTGTAATTAAATGTCCATGTTTTAAATAATATGATATTTAAATAAAGAGCCACGGTTTTAGCATTTAGTTTGTGTTGAATCTTCAATGCAGACTTGTTAAAATATTCTGTAATGCCATGATGAAATTTTACTCCCTCTTTCTCAAATAACCCAAAACGTTCATACTTCATGTAAGGAGATATATTTTTACCTCTATACTTATCAAAAACATATAGACTATGTATGTAAATATCCTTTTCTCCTAATGGGAAATAACGCTTTCTAAAATAAAAAGGATTACGTTTTATAAGTGAATATGCAACAATTTCATTATTGTTCTTAATACCCATACATATATCACCATTTTTTAGATCTTCGAGAAAATCTTTTTGTTCTAAGCCACTAACTGAAGCTTTTATCTGTTTTAAATCTGACTTTTCAAATACCGTAATTTTTGAACTTATTTTTTCACCTCTAATTTTCTGAGGTGTAGCTGTATCTTTTGTTGAAACAAAGTGATAATAAGGCATTATATCTATTCCTATCCTTGCAAGATTATTACGTAGACCTTGCAAAAACAAGCCATGTTTGGTGAGTTTATAAACCCACTTTATTCTATTTACAATTCCTTTTTTATTATTTTCCATTACAATAACATCTAAAGAACTTTTTAGTTATAGCTCCTTAATGTAAAATTAAAAGTCCACTTCTTTAAAATGACTAAACTTAAGTAAAGTTTAATTGGCTTGGAATTTAGTTTTTTCTTAAATCTAATTGTAGATTTATTGAAATACTCACTAACACTGTAATAGGTTGTTATACCTTTTTCTTTCAAATACTTATAACTATGGTAGCGTAAATACGGAGCAAGATTTAACCCTCTATATGCCTCAAAAGTATACATACTGTGCAAGTAGCTTTCGCTAGGTTGTAAATCAAAAAAGCGTTTTCTGAAAGTAAATGGCTTACATTTTATAAACATATATGCAGCTATTTTGTCTTTGTTCTTTAAGCCAATACATATTTCACCATTTTTAAGATCTGCTAGTAAATCTTTCTGTTCAATACCAATTATTGTGTTTTTTATATAACTGATTTCATTTTCCCCAAATGTTGTAATTTCAAAATCTATATCTTCCCCCCTAATTTTTGGTGGCGTAAAAGGGCTAGTAGCTTCCTTTACCCAATAATATGGCATAAAGTCTAAGCCAATCTTAGCAAGGTTATTTCGTACGCCATGCCAAAACAGTCCATGCTTAATAATATTAGAAATCCATTTAATTCTATAAGTTAAGCCTCCTTTATCTCCTTCCATATTGTATGCTATTTATAGATACGACCGTAACGACCATTACCTGGTTCCATATCCATTATACTCCTAAATTCTGAAGGAGTCATAACCTCTCTATTATTAGCTTTAGCTATTATATGTACCCTCTCTATAAGTGCAGCATTGGTTGCTAATTGGGTTCGTTCTGCATCGTACCATATATTGTCTTCAAGACCAACGCGCACTCCTTTCCCTATAGCAATAGCCAAAGAATTCATCATTAATTGTCCATTTCCAATACCTGCAATACTAACCAGCGAATCCTCTGGAATATCATTGAGCATTACTCCTGTATGCAATAAGTTGGTTTGTGCACAGGCTATATTCCCAAAAAGAAGGTTGTAATATAATGGAGGTCTTATATAATCTTTTTTTACCAGATATTTCCCAAAATTAATCATCCCAACATCAAACACTTCTAACTCTGGTACGATGCCTTTAG from Winogradskyella sp. MH6 includes these protein-coding regions:
- a CDS encoding sugar-transfer associated ATP-grasp domain-containing protein, which translates into the protein MKSLLAKRDLPKLSAEEINEAKSFFKARGYKLKNTYWHRYYTGINGQFHKDYIPYDIFNPTINPKLNQRTQWPALLDKNFTYSLFKEFNQPKRIVQNINGFYYIDDKIVSLQKAVEACQAITGKLIIKPTIDTGSGKMVNAFSIVNDKTTYKDYSIEKMFGLYRKDFVVQEFLEQSDVLKSLNPSSLNTLRVVSYLNNDGVHILTSVLRIGKLGSSTDNFSTGGLFCGILDNGALKGKGYSPKGNVVTETSTGVCLKDCKIPNYEKVQDMIRSMHYVVPYFKIISWDIGINKFDEPFLIEYNTHRQGIDLQIAAGPLLGDFTDEILALALKRS
- a CDS encoding NAD(P)H-dependent flavin oxidoreductase — protein: MQTKLTELLNIKYPIIQAPMFLVSNVAMVTEAMKCGIAGCIPALNYRTLEELRAAIKALKANKVDGGAFGFNLIVNKSNPKAKEQLRVICEEGCDFILTSLGSPEETIREAHAVGIKVFCDITDLRFAQKVEALGADAVVAVNNEAGGHRGNLSPKDLISTLVENLKIPVISAGGVGQKSDIDKMLSYGAVGVSVGSPFIASEEASVTDEYKQACVDYGAKDIVMTERISGTPCTVINTPYVQKIGTKSTWIENLLNKNRKLKKWVKMIRFSIGMKATEKAAKKATYKTVWVAGPSIEHTKEILPVKDIVAKLIN
- a CDS encoding sugar-transfer associated ATP-grasp domain-containing protein, with protein sequence MNSRTRIKALIRDNNISKLNSNEIEEAKIFFKSRGYKLNHTDWHAFYKSKNGEFHKDYIPLGMFKTKISPKLNQSTQWPALLDKNILYRIFKDFELPLRVVQNINGFYFINDKPVSLIEAINEISKYGKPLIIKPSIDSGGGKNVVAFEVIGNEISYKNLSIKSLLKLYKKDFIVQGFLDQSEIMRALNPSSINTLRVISYLNEKGVHILSSTARIGGLNSRTDNYSSGGLLCGVDSKGIFKTKGYPKKGLAVSETSTGIKLKGYAVPNYDLIIEMVKAMHVRIPYFKIVSWDIALNKKNKPVLIEYNTYNQGLEVQIVTGPFFGRFTDEILAKALE
- a CDS encoding GNAT family N-acetyltransferase gives rise to the protein MEGDKGGLTYRIKWISNIIKHGLFWHGVRNNLAKIGLDFMPYYWVKEATSPFTPPKIRGEDIDFEITTFGENEISYIKNTIIGIEQKDLLADLKNGEICIGLKNKDKIAAYMFIKCKPFTFRKRFFDLQPSESYLHSMYTFEAYRGLNLAPYLRYHSYKYLKEKGITTYYSVSEYFNKSTIRFKKKLNSKPIKLYLSLVILKKWTFNFTLRSYN
- a CDS encoding YiiX/YebB-like N1pC/P60 family cysteine hydrolase, whose product is MPLLILIVLVCSCSTSSAIKSGDIVFRGASQSDLSEAINEVTQTEKATNYTHMGICSVENDTVFVYHSDLGKGVVKESLELFLKPDDASTYTADVYRIKNSTKPQVENAISKAKDLLGEPYNVTYILEDKGYYCSEYIYELFKEDSVFTLEPMTFKNVETNTFHNGWVTHYKELGIEIPEGKLGCNPNGMAASETLDFIKRLQ
- a CDS encoding 3-keto-5-aminohexanoate cleavage protein; translated protein: MNKLIINFTPTGMIPTKDMTPHVPVTVNEIIEDVHRAYELGITMTHIHARDEKTGEPTYKKEVYAKLIAGIRKYAPDLVICTSLSGRNFNTLDKRADVLSLEGDLKPDMGSLTLSSLNFNKVASMNAPSMIEDLADTMKSKGIVPELEVFDVGMINFGKYLVKKDYIRPPLYYNLLFGNIACAQTNLLHTGVMLNDIPEDSLVSIAGIGNGQLMMNSLAIAIGKGVRVGLEDNIWYDAERTQLATNAALIERVHIIAKANNREVMTPSEFRSIMDMEPGNGRYGRIYK
- a CDS encoding CoF synthetase; this encodes MLLNTLRNKAFWALDNLKGGLIKKQLKEVELGIKHPNSDKAKQIKETHINNLIKHAVETTPFYSSYKTAKTISDFPVIRKTTIQDSFEQFQSYKFKDKDNFKVSTSGSTGVPFFLYQNQGKRNRNHADIIYFFNASNFKVGNRLYELEVWRGHNEKGKLKALLQNAVQFDISRMTDERIEAFIDLIKKDKQSKTMLGFASSYEMIAQYLERKNIFLKNTGIIAAIANSEYLNPYTKETLGKHLDTQVLSRYSSEEVGMIAQQTIKSPNNFVINHASYHVEILNIDNDNPVKTGEFGRIVVTDLFNYAMPIIRYDTGDIAKLGLNNDGVFVLEQIEGRKMDVIHDSKGNIVSSFVVYTKFYNYYHLLKQYQFIQQGEKDYEVKLNLQGNNFEFEDDLIASIKSDFGNDSNVTITYVDEIPPLSSGKRRKVVNNYKKA
- a CDS encoding GNAT family N-acetyltransferase, which translates into the protein MENNKKGIVNRIKWVYKLTKHGLFLQGLRNNLARIGIDIMPYYHFVSTKDTATPQKIRGEKISSKITVFEKSDLKQIKASVSGLEQKDFLEDLKNGDICMGIKNNNEIVAYSLIKRNPFYFRKRYFPLGEKDIYIHSLYVFDKYRGKNISPYMKYERFGLFEKEGVKFHHGITEYFNKSALKIQHKLNAKTVALYLNIILFKTWTFNYTLKKY
- a CDS encoding NeuD/PglB/VioB family sugar acetyltransferase, yielding MKNILIYGASGHAKMIVDIILKNNDYNLIGFIDSYKPLNSKVYGHTVIGNLDSLSDLIKKFNVEGIVIGIGDNDLRLSIYRSIKKIAPKIEFVPIVHPSAILAEDILVPEGAVLMAGTIVNANAKLGKFCLLNTKASLGHDSVMSDFSSLSSGVTIAGNVNIGFCSSICLSASVSQGVTIGDHTTIGGASLVLKSIGDFKLAYGVPINTIKDKKTCSKHFIKKMSHAS
- a CDS encoding class I SAM-dependent rRNA methyltransferase, producing MAFNRPFSVNIQPKNLAVKLNSKGEQSVVKGHPWVFSNSIVKINDDAKTGDLAIIFSKNKNKVIGIGLYDANSPIRIKIIHNAQTKAIVSSEFFQHKIEAAYQKRQELLKTKTNSYRLLFGENDGFPGLIADVYDKVLVVKLYSEIWLPYLQWILESLQMTSKSETIVLRLSRQLENSKHHNFTDGEVVYGKLKNEVVEFIEHGVRFSANVLKGHKTGYFLDHRANRKRVGELSKGKTVLDVFSYAGGFSVHALANGATEVTSLDISRQALDVARENGKLNAYSGIHKTISGDAFQEMENLIKHKKTFDVVVIDPPSFAKQQSEIELAKKKYKQLAELGEKLTAKKGLLVLASCSSRVTAQSFFDLNQNALNAQGRLYDTVLKTKHDIDHPVTFPEGAYLKCAYYRFLE